The Candidatus Zixiibacteriota bacterium genome has a segment encoding these proteins:
- a CDS encoding NifU family protein yields the protein MKSIQISAEPSKDPAVCKFTVNRILSPEGSVSCRSVSQAEGSPLLEALFAVEGVREILVFGSSVTIAKSTEEPWQVIGKHIGAAIRKSFESGKPLIAENQSEKLPSEEELREKIETLMEAEINPYIASHGGRIEIVDIKGTVVYVHMSGGCQGCASASVTLRQGLEKLIFGNIPEVTEIVDVTDHSAGRNPYIQ from the coding sequence ATGAAATCTATCCAAATTTCAGCGGAGCCTTCAAAAGACCCTGCAGTCTGCAAGTTTACAGTGAATCGGATTCTCTCTCCGGAAGGCTCTGTCAGTTGCAGGAGCGTTAGCCAGGCCGAGGGTTCGCCGCTTCTGGAAGCTCTATTTGCGGTCGAGGGTGTTCGTGAAATTCTCGTGTTCGGCAGCAGTGTCACCATCGCCAAATCTACCGAAGAACCGTGGCAGGTGATCGGCAAGCACATTGGTGCGGCAATCCGGAAAAGCTTCGAATCAGGTAAGCCACTTATCGCCGAGAATCAGAGCGAGAAGCTGCCGTCGGAGGAAGAGCTGCGCGAAAAGATCGAAACGCTGATGGAGGCAGAGATCAACCCGTATATCGCCAGTCATGGTGGCAGGATCGAGATTGTCGATATCAAGGGGACGGTCGTCTACGTCCACATGAGTGGCGGATGTCAGGGTTGCGCATCGGCTTCGGTTACCCTTCGGCAGGGGCTGGAGAAGCTAATCTTCGGAAACATACCGGAAGTGACTGAAATTGTGGATGTTACCGACCACTCTGCAGGCCGGAACCCGTATATTCAGTAG
- a CDS encoding P-loop NTPase codes for MAIGSNKEKILEDNNLEDWPGLSRVKHVVAIASGKGGVGKSTIASNLAISLSAGGAQVGLMDADIYGPSQPGMLGAGSEKPSIGDHSVKPVSRHGVRFISMGLLMDDDGPVIWRAPIAMKMIHQFLESVEWGDLDYLLIDLPPGTGDVQLTLAQQAPLTGAVIVTTPQDVALGVARKGLKMFEQVNVPILGIIENMSGFTCGHCGEVTAIFKQGGGEEMARAMNVPYLGAIPLDPEIMACSEKGAPVVKQAPDSASARAFAATAEGLRVQIERETDTADAIEPISAELSDSGDLVVQWPDGHQGEYTPYNLRRSCTCAACIDENSGSRLIDDKKIPLDIRIESFQPVGRYAMAFTFSDRHSTGIYKYEFLREICECPECYAARGSKNESFSV; via the coding sequence ATGGCAATCGGTAGCAATAAAGAGAAAATCTTGGAAGACAATAATCTGGAAGACTGGCCGGGGCTTTCGAGGGTCAAGCATGTAGTGGCAATTGCCAGCGGTAAGGGAGGAGTCGGTAAATCGACAATAGCATCGAATCTCGCGATTTCGCTGAGTGCCGGCGGCGCGCAGGTTGGGCTCATGGATGCTGACATATACGGTCCGAGCCAGCCCGGAATGCTCGGAGCCGGAAGCGAGAAACCGTCGATTGGAGATCACAGTGTCAAGCCGGTGAGCCGCCACGGCGTCCGGTTCATTTCGATGGGCTTGTTGATGGATGATGACGGTCCGGTGATCTGGCGCGCTCCTATTGCAATGAAGATGATCCATCAATTTCTCGAATCTGTCGAGTGGGGCGATCTTGACTATCTTTTGATCGATCTTCCCCCCGGAACCGGCGATGTGCAGTTAACTTTGGCTCAGCAAGCTCCCCTGACCGGCGCTGTCATTGTGACGACTCCGCAGGATGTCGCTCTCGGTGTCGCTCGCAAGGGTTTGAAAATGTTCGAGCAGGTGAATGTTCCTATACTCGGAATCATTGAGAATATGAGTGGATTCACCTGCGGGCATTGTGGCGAGGTTACGGCGATATTCAAGCAGGGGGGTGGCGAAGAGATGGCGCGGGCGATGAATGTCCCATATCTCGGAGCGATCCCGCTCGATCCGGAGATCATGGCGTGCAGCGAGAAAGGCGCTCCCGTCGTTAAGCAGGCGCCCGATTCGGCATCGGCAAGAGCATTTGCTGCCACCGCCGAAGGTCTTCGGGTTCAAATAGAACGGGAGACCGACACTGCGGATGCGATCGAGCCGATCAGTGCGGAATTATCTGATTCGGGCGATCTGGTGGTTCAGTGGCCGGATGGTCATCAAGGCGAATATACGCCATATAATCTTCGCAGGAGCTGTACATGTGCTGCATGCATCGATGAAAATAGCGGCAGTCGGCTGATTGATGATAAGAAGATCCCGCTCGACATTCGTATCGAGTCTTTCCAGCCGGTTGGGCGGTATGCGATGGCGTTCACATTCTCTGATCGGCATAGCACCGGAATCTACAAATATGAATTTCTGAGAGAAATTTGCGAATGTCCTGAATGCTACGCTGCGAGGGGTAGCAAGAACGAGTCATTCAGTGTTTGA
- a CDS encoding transposase gives MGRERRQSYNDPGHAHFITCSCFRRCQIFTDEEACAMLAQSINSARESHQFCLWAYVFMPDHIHLLIYPRRENYEITQILKSVKGTFARHLIADWKERNPSRLKRLEVGSSFGVRHRVWQKGGGFDRNIYSLEAVRKAIDYVEWNPVKAGFVKDAADWKWSSAAACTSSGAVLLDVDPVAWDDG, from the coding sequence GTGGGGCGTGAACGTCGACAGAGCTACAACGATCCGGGGCATGCTCATTTTATTACATGCAGTTGTTTTCGCCGTTGCCAGATATTTACGGATGAAGAAGCCTGCGCCATGCTCGCACAGTCGATCAACAGCGCACGTGAGAGTCACCAATTCTGTCTGTGGGCATATGTCTTCATGCCCGATCATATTCATCTACTGATCTACCCTCGCCGAGAGAATTATGAGATTACTCAGATCCTCAAGTCAGTGAAAGGGACATTTGCAAGGCATTTAATCGCGGATTGGAAGGAACGGAATCCATCGAGGCTAAAACGCCTTGAGGTTGGCAGCTCCTTCGGAGTGCGCCACCGCGTATGGCAGAAAGGCGGAGGATTCGATAGGAACATCTACTCGCTCGAGGCTGTCCGCAAGGCTATCGATTATGTCGAATGGAATCCAGTGAAGGCTGGATTTGTCAAGGATGCTGCCGATTGGAAGTGGTCGAGCGCAGCTGCGTGCACGAGCTCTGGTGCAGTGCTGCTTGACGTTGACCCGGTTGCTTGGGATGACGGCTGA
- a CDS encoding DUF4412 domain-containing protein: MTKFIALVLLSVALLASCSSEPQIEGTQFSANILAAQAGDSAIGKIYVKDHIYRMDLHQHGHDFIVIVNEDSNLTQLLMPPEKIYMDMPTDDQMSTRNDPFQALKYTSSIGENKLVATEKINGQQCDKYTITIDSNQILEYWQHKKLDFPIKIVGTVGPRNTMELSNIDITEMDDTLFRIPDGYDPYKQGMQRFPEPEWLTSLDSLPVMNAPFTYNMSAGKIIRVPFEDNNVLTVTADNLADDKSQYVALPLLNGKPVSDFTQNSRSVPSTTESFRFSKKERTMDEVVIWVQQGKIVVFVEVLDKS; encoded by the coding sequence ATGACTAAATTCATTGCACTTGTATTATTGTCAGTGGCGCTTCTGGCTTCCTGTTCATCTGAGCCTCAGATCGAGGGTACTCAATTCAGCGCGAACATCCTCGCTGCTCAGGCCGGTGACAGCGCGATCGGTAAGATCTATGTCAAAGACCACATATATCGCATGGACCTTCACCAGCATGGCCATGATTTCATCGTGATCGTCAACGAGGACTCCAACCTCACACAGCTTTTGATGCCTCCCGAGAAAATATATATGGACATGCCGACAGACGATCAGATGAGTACCAGAAACGATCCGTTTCAGGCGCTCAAATATACATCATCAATCGGCGAGAACAAGCTCGTCGCCACCGAGAAGATAAACGGTCAGCAGTGTGATAAATATACCATCACGATCGACTCAAATCAAATTTTGGAATACTGGCAACACAAGAAACTTGACTTCCCGATCAAAATAGTCGGCACGGTCGGTCCCCGCAACACCATGGAGTTGTCCAATATCGATATCACTGAGATGGACGATACTCTCTTTCGGATCCCCGATGGTTACGATCCATACAAACAGGGCATGCAGCGTTTCCCGGAGCCGGAATGGCTGACAAGCCTCGATTCTCTGCCGGTCATGAATGCGCCGTTCACTTACAACATGTCAGCAGGCAAAATCATCCGCGTGCCGTTCGAGGACAACAATGTGCTAACGGTCACCGCGGACAATCTCGCCGATGACAAGTCACAATATGTCGCACTCCCGCTGCTAAATGGCAAACCCGTCAGCGATTTCACCCAAAATAGCCGATCAGTGCCAAGCACAACTGAGAGCTTCAGGTTCAGCAAAAAAGAGCGGACCATGGACGAAGTCGTGATCTGGGTACAGCAAGGGAAGATTGTTGTATTTGTCGAAGTCCTCGATAAGAGTTGA
- a CDS encoding aminotransferase class I/II-fold pyridoxal phosphate-dependent enzyme, whose protein sequence is MPLDNFVKVLEAGLAELESAGTAKGAEQVVVRVEKAKDGYGPRYFLDGCGDRPFLRMNANSYLGMSLRDEVVKAEEDGAARFGVGPGAVRFISGTFEPHIELEKKLAAFHGREDCMLTSSAYTSVMGVVSTLTTPETMIISDELNHNCIINAMKLSRPKSKKIYPHLDLGAFENCIIESIGECNSAIVITDGVFSMRGDYAPLNKICDIIEKYNAEFPNDIVLVVDDSHGAGAYGETGRGTEELTHADGVDILVATLGKAFGVNGGYIVSKKSVITFLREKNPFYIYSNPITPSEATAALKAVNILDSDTGKALLKHLAAMTSKFENGLVSLGYETIPSPHPVVPLMVRDTQKTAELVAFLRDKGVLGTGLNFPVVPKGSQLIRFQVSADHTIKDIDYALGVLGEYKKK, encoded by the coding sequence ATGCCGTTAGATAATTTTGTCAAAGTCCTGGAAGCCGGACTTGCGGAGCTAGAATCAGCAGGGACTGCCAAGGGTGCCGAGCAGGTCGTGGTTCGGGTGGAGAAGGCGAAAGATGGTTACGGTCCGAGGTATTTCCTCGATGGCTGCGGCGATCGCCCGTTTCTTCGCATGAACGCAAATTCATATCTCGGCATGTCGCTGCGCGATGAGGTCGTTAAGGCCGAAGAGGATGGTGCAGCCAGGTTTGGTGTCGGGCCGGGAGCGGTCAGGTTTATCAGCGGGACGTTTGAGCCGCATATCGAGCTCGAGAAGAAGCTTGCGGCATTCCACGGTCGCGAGGACTGCATGCTGACAAGCTCGGCATATACTTCGGTGATGGGAGTCGTGTCGACGCTCACCACGCCGGAGACCATGATTATCAGCGATGAACTGAATCACAACTGCATTATCAATGCCATGAAACTTTCCCGCCCGAAGAGTAAGAAGATATACCCGCATCTGGATCTGGGCGCGTTCGAGAACTGCATCATAGAGTCGATCGGCGAATGCAACAGCGCGATAGTGATCACCGACGGTGTATTCAGCATGAGGGGCGATTATGCTCCGCTCAATAAGATATGCGATATCATCGAGAAATATAACGCTGAGTTCCCCAATGATATCGTCCTGGTAGTCGATGACTCGCATGGCGCCGGTGCTTATGGCGAGACTGGTCGAGGGACCGAAGAACTCACCCACGCCGACGGTGTCGATATCCTTGTAGCAACACTCGGCAAGGCGTTTGGAGTCAATGGTGGCTATATTGTGTCGAAGAAGAGCGTGATTACGTTCCTGCGAGAGAAGAACCCATTTTATATATACAGCAATCCGATCACGCCGTCAGAGGCGACCGCGGCATTGAAGGCGGTCAACATTCTCGATAGTGATACCGGCAAAGCGCTGCTGAAACATCTTGCAGCAATGACTTCGAAATTCGAGAATGGGTTGGTGTCACTTGGATACGAGACAATCCCGAGTCCGCATCCGGTTGTGCCGCTGATGGTGCGCGACACGCAGAAGACTGCGGAGCTGGTAGCGTTTCTGCGTGACAAAGGTGTCCTTGGGACGGGTCTGAATTTCCCGGTGGTGCCGAAGGGAAGTCAGTTGATCAGGTTCCAGGTCTCCGCCGACCACACCATCAAAGACATCGACTATGCGCTGGGCGTGCTGGGGGAGTATAAGAAGAAGTGA
- the aspA gene encoding aspartate ammonia-lyase — MKATIIKEFIGQVELFADLDEKEQELFADRVEVIEYEPGTLLFEENSHRKRLYFIHSGEIELFKKTPFGEEKRLSLFGKHDFLGEGALMDDYPHSTSARVLMKTVTFAISREEFHKICKENPAIGMKILSRIARVISRRMRQTSTRVVNVAAQYISGRTRSEHDLLGKRDVPDEYYYGVQTLRALENFNISGISLTHYPVLINALAMVKMACAQANLELGQLSKPVADAIVQACGDIINGKFHTQFVVDMIQGGAGTSTNMNANEVIANRALEILGHSRGEYKYCHPNNHVNLSQSTNDAYPTALKIALIYSNRMLLDDLRKLIASFRAKAEEFARVIKMGRTQLQDAVPMTLGQEFESYAVTLGEEIDRLSENAKLFLEVNMGGTAIGTGINADPEFSGKVIGHLRDITGLEVVLALNLVEATQDTGAFVMYSSAIKRLAVKLSKISNDLRLLSSGPRAGINEINLPPMQPGSSIMPGKVNPVIPEVVNQIAFKVIGNDLTVTLAAEAGQLELNVMEPVIAQSIFESIEMLKNGMATLKHRCIDGITANKEHCLRMVQNSIGLVTALNPVLGYEVCSSLAKEALETDRGVYELVLEKKLLSKEKLDELLAPENMI; from the coding sequence ATGAAAGCGACGATCATAAAAGAGTTCATCGGACAAGTGGAGTTGTTTGCCGATCTCGATGAGAAAGAACAGGAGCTGTTCGCCGATCGAGTCGAGGTTATCGAATATGAGCCGGGCACGCTTCTGTTCGAAGAGAACAGCCACCGCAAGCGGCTCTATTTCATCCATAGCGGCGAAATTGAGCTTTTCAAGAAAACACCGTTCGGTGAGGAGAAGCGGCTGTCACTCTTCGGAAAGCATGATTTCCTAGGCGAAGGCGCGCTCATGGATGACTATCCTCATTCGACTTCTGCACGAGTGCTGATGAAGACGGTCACATTCGCTATCAGCCGCGAGGAATTCCACAAAATCTGCAAAGAGAATCCGGCCATCGGCATGAAGATTCTTTCGCGCATTGCCAGAGTCATTTCGAGAAGGATGCGTCAGACAAGCACTCGCGTTGTCAATGTCGCGGCGCAATACATATCGGGAAGGACACGCAGCGAACACGATCTCCTCGGCAAGCGCGACGTGCCGGATGAGTACTACTACGGCGTGCAGACTCTCCGTGCGCTCGAGAATTTCAACATCAGTGGAATATCACTCACCCACTATCCGGTCTTGATAAATGCGCTTGCGATGGTCAAGATGGCGTGTGCACAAGCGAACCTTGAGCTTGGGCAGCTGTCCAAGCCGGTGGCCGACGCGATCGTGCAGGCATGCGGCGATATAATCAACGGTAAATTCCATACTCAATTCGTGGTCGACATGATACAGGGGGGCGCGGGGACATCGACCAATATGAACGCCAACGAAGTTATTGCGAACCGGGCACTCGAAATACTCGGCCACAGCAGAGGCGAATACAAGTACTGTCATCCGAACAACCATGTCAATCTGTCGCAGTCGACGAACGATGCCTATCCGACTGCGCTTAAGATTGCATTGATATACAGCAATCGCATGTTACTGGACGATCTGAGAAAGCTCATTGCATCGTTTAGGGCAAAAGCCGAGGAATTCGCAAGAGTTATCAAAATGGGGCGGACACAGCTTCAGGATGCGGTGCCGATGACACTCGGGCAGGAGTTCGAATCATATGCGGTGACGCTTGGCGAGGAAATCGACCGGCTCAGCGAAAATGCGAAGCTCTTTCTCGAAGTGAACATGGGGGGCACCGCAATCGGGACCGGCATAAATGCCGATCCGGAATTCTCCGGAAAAGTGATAGGTCATCTTCGCGATATTACCGGCCTTGAGGTTGTTCTGGCACTGAATCTTGTAGAAGCGACTCAGGACACCGGTGCGTTCGTAATGTACTCCTCGGCGATCAAGAGGCTGGCGGTTAAGCTGTCGAAAATATCGAACGACCTTCGGTTACTATCCTCTGGGCCGCGCGCCGGAATCAATGAGATCAATCTCCCGCCGATGCAACCGGGATCATCGATCATGCCGGGCAAAGTCAATCCTGTCATTCCGGAGGTTGTCAACCAGATTGCATTCAAAGTCATCGGCAACGATCTGACTGTCACGCTCGCCGCCGAGGCGGGGCAGCTCGAACTAAATGTCATGGAGCCAGTGATAGCACAGAGCATATTCGAGTCGATAGAGATGCTCAAGAATGGCATGGCGACACTGAAGCATCGCTGTATCGATGGAATCACCGCTAACAAAGAGCATTGCCTTCGAATGGTGCAGAACAGCATCGGCCTCGTGACCGCGCTCAATCCTGTTCTCGGATATGAGGTCTGCTCGTCTCTTGCAAAAGAGGCGCTCGAAACCGACCGCGGCGTGTATGAACTGGTGCTCGAAAAGAAACTTCTTTCGAAAGAGAAACTCGACGAGCTACTTGCACCGGAGAACATGATATAG
- a CDS encoding Fic family protein — protein MIKYELPHSWMNYSLLKITSELVEAKAVILSLQNTPYERGWIENLLEMELKREVAGTSRIEGADFTEEEFEDAVQESGDELITRSQRQARAAMRTYRWIATIPNDRPVDKNLICEIHSMIVRDADDDHCCPGVLRKQDENVTFGQPRHRGADGGVECEEAFSGLVNSIQTTFREHDPLIQALAVHYHLAAMHPFLDGNGRTARALEALFMQRAGLRDFCFIAMSNYYYDEKQSYLSALANVRSSAHDLTSFLKFGLKGIAVQSRRVLLGIRQEVSKALYRNMMYSLFNRLESPKKRVIAKRQLEILEVLLKHSKVDFSNLTHAVLGNYLNLKEPMKAIFRDLEGLLSLGAVQYERKEDNEFVFSVRIDWPTEITETKFFDLIKKMPRAKTLRF, from the coding sequence ATGATAAAATACGAGCTGCCGCATAGCTGGATGAATTACTCTCTCCTCAAGATCACTTCTGAGTTAGTGGAAGCCAAAGCAGTTATATTGTCTCTTCAGAATACGCCGTATGAAAGGGGTTGGATAGAGAATCTGCTGGAGATGGAGTTAAAACGAGAGGTTGCGGGCACATCGCGAATCGAAGGAGCTGATTTCACGGAAGAGGAATTTGAGGATGCTGTACAGGAATCGGGCGATGAGCTGATCACGAGGTCGCAGCGGCAGGCTCGAGCGGCCATGCGGACCTATAGATGGATTGCCACGATACCTAATGACAGGCCTGTCGACAAGAACTTGATATGCGAAATCCACTCAATGATTGTTCGCGATGCTGATGATGATCATTGTTGCCCAGGCGTGCTTCGGAAGCAAGATGAGAATGTCACTTTTGGTCAGCCTCGTCACAGAGGGGCAGACGGGGGAGTGGAATGTGAAGAAGCGTTTAGTGGGTTGGTAAACAGCATCCAGACAACATTTAGAGAGCATGATCCCCTGATACAGGCGCTGGCTGTTCACTATCATCTGGCGGCCATGCATCCATTTCTTGACGGGAATGGTCGGACCGCACGAGCATTGGAAGCTCTCTTTATGCAGAGAGCTGGCTTACGCGATTTTTGCTTCATTGCGATGTCGAATTACTATTATGATGAGAAGCAAAGCTACTTGTCAGCGTTGGCTAATGTGCGATCTTCTGCTCATGACCTGACATCGTTCCTGAAGTTCGGTCTGAAGGGTATTGCAGTCCAAAGCCGGAGAGTTCTCTTGGGAATCCGTCAAGAGGTATCGAAAGCACTCTATCGAAATATGATGTACAGCCTGTTCAATAGACTAGAATCACCTAAGAAACGTGTGATAGCGAAGCGGCAGTTGGAAATACTGGAGGTACTTCTTAAACACAGCAAAGTGGATTTTTCGAACCTGACGCATGCAGTTCTGGGTAACTACTTGAACCTTAAGGAACCGATGAAGGCAATTTTCCGGGATCTCGAAGGCCTGCTGAGTCTTGGAGCTGTCCAGTATGAACGGAAAGAGGACAATGAGTTCGTTTTCTCTGTAAGAATTGACTGGCCGACCGAGATTACAGAGACGAAGTTCTTCGATCTGATCAAAAAGATGCCACGAGCGAAGACACTCAGATTTTGA
- a CDS encoding L-threonine 3-dehydrogenase has translation MKNILVTGSVGQIGTELTTALRERYGADKVIATDIRLPSNIDLRDKGPFEFLDCLDPNHITRVMQIYDVDVIYHMAAILSAIGETKPNQAWQINVIGLHNMLEAARQYHCSLFFPSSIGAFGKSTPKDNTPQVTIQRPDTMYGVTKVTGELLCDYYFKRFGLDTRGVRFPGLISYEAEPGGGTTDYAVSIFSDAILHGKYTCYLREDTSLDMMYMPDAIRAMIELMEADPTKLVNRNAYNVTAMNFTPNQLAGKIKEHLPKFEIGYEIDPVRQAIADSWPNYMDDSAARQEWGWKAQFDIEAMTKDMLEHMALKLKPPDK, from the coding sequence ATGAAAAACATCCTTGTTACCGGTTCTGTTGGCCAGATCGGCACAGAACTGACTACTGCATTACGTGAACGCTACGGCGCAGACAAAGTTATCGCGACGGACATTCGGCTTCCAAGCAATATTGATCTCAGAGACAAAGGACCATTCGAATTTCTCGACTGCCTCGATCCGAACCACATCACCCGTGTGATGCAGATCTATGATGTGGACGTGATTTACCACATGGCGGCAATCCTTTCGGCGATAGGAGAAACCAAACCGAACCAGGCGTGGCAGATCAATGTGATCGGGCTGCACAATATGCTCGAAGCTGCGCGGCAGTATCACTGCTCGCTGTTTTTCCCGAGTTCAATCGGCGCTTTCGGGAAATCGACACCGAAAGACAATACTCCACAGGTCACAATTCAACGGCCCGATACTATGTACGGTGTGACAAAAGTAACGGGAGAGCTTCTGTGCGATTACTATTTCAAGCGTTTCGGTCTCGACACGCGCGGTGTCAGATTCCCAGGGCTGATTTCGTACGAAGCGGAGCCGGGAGGCGGGACTACGGATTACGCAGTTTCGATATTCAGTGACGCAATCCTTCACGGCAAGTACACATGCTATCTGCGCGAGGATACATCGCTCGATATGATGTATATGCCCGATGCTATCAGGGCGATGATCGAGCTTATGGAGGCGGACCCGACAAAGCTTGTGAACCGCAATGCTTACAACGTTACGGCAATGAATTTCACTCCGAATCAGCTGGCTGGCAAAATCAAAGAGCATCTCCCGAAGTTCGAGATTGGCTACGAGATCGATCCGGTCCGGCAAGCAATTGCAGACTCCTGGCCGAATTACATGGATGACTCGGCGGCTCGACAAGAGTGGGGCTGGAAAGCTCAGTTTGATATCGAGGCCATGACCAAAGACATGCTGGAGCATATGGCTCTGAAATTGAAACCACCGGATAAGTAG
- a CDS encoding HAD-IA family hydrolase, with translation MTKAIIFDFDYTLVDSSRGVILCVNHALDKLGLPNASDDEIKKTIGFTLPEIVVYLAGNEHGDKADDFVRHFINKADEVMTPMARMFESVPTVMRNLRDDGYLLGIVSTKFRYRIQEILQRESLLDCFDIIVGGEDVTVHKPDPEGLRKVMSDLSLNRDELIFVGDSEVDAKAAGNARVRFVAVLTGVTPSLAFDQHESIAILNDLSQLPGALRDLLGAVRNPFLTAE, from the coding sequence ATGACCAAAGCCATCATCTTCGATTTTGACTACACGCTCGTGGATTCATCCAGAGGCGTGATTCTGTGCGTCAATCACGCACTTGACAAACTCGGCCTGCCGAATGCATCCGACGACGAGATCAAGAAAACCATTGGGTTCACCCTGCCGGAGATTGTTGTCTATCTCGCAGGAAACGAACATGGTGACAAAGCCGATGACTTCGTGCGGCATTTTATCAACAAAGCTGATGAGGTCATGACTCCGATGGCGCGTATGTTTGAGTCTGTGCCGACAGTTATGCGAAATCTGAGAGACGACGGATATCTTCTCGGAATAGTCTCCACAAAGTTTCGATACCGCATTCAAGAAATCTTGCAGAGAGAATCACTGCTCGATTGCTTCGATATCATCGTAGGTGGCGAAGACGTGACGGTTCACAAACCCGATCCGGAAGGATTGCGTAAAGTCATGAGCGATCTGTCACTTAATCGCGATGAGTTGATCTTCGTCGGTGACAGCGAAGTGGATGCTAAGGCAGCCGGGAACGCCCGTGTACGATTTGTCGCGGTGCTTACAGGCGTAACACCCAGCCTCGCTTTCGATCAGCATGAATCTATCGCGATTCTGAATGATCTGAGTCAACTACCCGGCGCTCTGCGAGACTTACTCGGCGCTGTCAGGAACCCTTTCCTGACAGCTGAGTGA